A region of Carassius gibelio isolate Cgi1373 ecotype wild population from Czech Republic chromosome B11, carGib1.2-hapl.c, whole genome shotgun sequence DNA encodes the following proteins:
- the LOC127967997 gene encoding death-inducer obliterator 1 isoform X2 has translation MEESVSSELAQALEPEPSQDPVDTSSQEPTSVSEEVKDQGDVSEDKVEDPDKSAKPSREFKKTWGFRRTTIAKREIPGEMPAETPEGKGAPVRRSGRQAKRTDKLEEFLVTVKRGRGTGRKSCPSRLEGGDPPSQTPTDAETASEASFDGNADAKIEEQKVASPEKKKRGRGRTRRAVKPKAGSASDDGSSENEEKATVEVTTETQETVETADSAGEGKDVEAKEEQAKDVEMKDEEGEEDCDENKEKTSNESINRRPTRAVREDSKRDPKPKAGVKLRNEKKEEEDDDDDDDGEESSSSESDSDGYDPNALYCICRQKHNKRFMICCDRCEEWFHGDCVGISEARGRLMERNGEDYVCPNCYTQKGPYSKTGSSTAAAENGKRPAAGLRKSETGLATPSSTAAAATEEKASDDLGIKGRIEKATNPSGKKKIKIFQPQVSAVEGSPLPKCIGPGCERDALPDSVYCGNDCILKHAAAAMKTITTDGKDSKQKERGKPKAKKKTTNKTPNKSRSGMERRSSNQGDKEESESGTEEGDGDDEDDKHAEEHPPPPAMSSWSSDHNYIAVTPEKTSPISASVLNKPSAQKEKEKEDHEEVKPEKEMVSADKKPPASNVAPKGGKKSPGSKGTKAAAATTSPLPKGKASAAPLSSGRELRKQPVPIQAKPKKPGPPIPPIPVLSPLGPPGSRHHPSGALRVGKSTFTIPKKQPQVVQKDSAEPGPSPKSRTPSSSVSSTQHSAPKPTQPTAPAVSASQPPPNNQMRSNIRRSLTDILYKRVSDGDDLSMSESEVGRLAVSIEKEMFNLYLNTDNKYKNKYRSLMFNLKDPKNKGLFYRVVGGEISPFRLVRLSPEELLSKEMSDWRKSEISESLDVSGRSQSGQPKSGSRQEGVPTDVDMEEAPPTMSDGDVCMPATSQSSHLASAADSQEDTRPTSAPQASVSTGKGSSMPDIFSSMLKDTTAEHRAHLFDLNCKICTGQKLADDEPPSKKNKMSVHKKPEQSFKPKSEPRPSKAHADLPQVSSVSGLETPMSDTTSVVEDPSSLFPVAQAPVPAVVPAVSSVTITRRDPRTAGHRSSVPPIVPDAVVPANVPISVEPVVVEAKGPLPMPPPAPVSIPRPVIPKPASYGSGTASVSEPSPEGETALFLSGQEMMWKGFINMHSVAKFVTKAYLVSGSFEHIKEDLPDTIHIGGRISPHTVWDYVGKLKTSLSKELSLIRFHPATEEEEVAYVSLFSYFSSRKRFGVVANSNKRIKDLYLIPLSSKDPLPAKLLPFDGPGLEPARPNLLLGLLICQKDKKRPGAPLENEDKRSKTLRDDETGLPKPSTTSKSEIKQDKVLRSSLDAISTTPPGTPPPISASESSKSVSTVFSILSSVKASGVSASTGSNSPSSNVSATSMGSSTPLQTILKTLFGKKQDSDVSLSPSDQSAGNVSVPSVSLLDPIVQQFAVTKGREVEVQDDRPYDPEEEYDPAVGYSTENTHDTTKITAAVKQAEVNYVVEDVAYDPEDDSLFDDVDPSAKKLAEHQKVLEEKQTKEQKDEDLVNQQIPETLISQPVTSLLANSQLLQLGKKVEELVVKSSAAPIINQRRDPRQSRDPRQAAACRRQTSDSTEAEEESPLTTENLSPQHDTATDAIPTQACTVADAQTEQSDTTEDTTVEKPSATTDMPLLQVAATFDSVQPAIQQPETSKSEEANESEEGSKTEELPFLDTKSTEVSIPLLGEKIDPELVESYMEKELEEEPKKDEPIESEIKSFEEVWPNSASILKADKVSSIGQAVLKADQVVSIGKPIETTATTYYNISTISTSSTSLHSGVPPDLIQENLSYMDSHSSHIQHIPTTNPANIPPPMSFPPPIGPPPILGPPPIQGPPPIAVPPPMHIPPPMSGPLPLQIPPIQGPPPHLGDSDHSQYQPPGSYTPFQNQWGSSSQFDAAPRGPPPPNFTPRGLPPFQPMGQRGPPPQIFDNSMNSMPPHHTGPRGPPAGPLPPGPPPSFDGQRFNGPPPPFNFSTPRGPPLPFPGPPPNHFDNRAPPPSHFPGPRGPPPLHNIGDHGPPSNMSRGPGDQFEDGGNSYHQGLEKSQIPSQGPPFRGPPPNHFDGRRGPPGPSGEMSGQRFPPPNQFRGSPQHRGSFEEPRGTSPQDFERHRGPSVQQFGGPRGPPPGHYDKEPVGQSARFNYNDDNPGDVRDVRPVRGPLLPTPPEGPIQIQGRMGGHSPDTHRDDHWRRHSPEMRRRSGSSRDSSEPHNRPSRFDGGLRDRDVSSRLSEERQRDLSEDRRRDRDREGGHGGRSWGWNREHEYDRGRERDRERDRSRERDRERGRSREREREHSRERDRSRGRESDRHRDGDGDKRRDRDRDRDRGRERDQDRKDHDRDRAKNRDRERDRERERDRDHDRDRDNRDRKRERSRSRERERGKDRDRRDRDRERDKDRGKEKNRDRRDRSRSKEKRDDKKERSDSSRAKSTESENPS, from the exons ATGGAGGAGAGTGTGAGCTCTGAGCTGGCTCAAGCCCTTGAGCCTGAGCCCAGCCAGGATCCTGTGGATACCAGCTCACAAG AACCAACATCGGTCTCCGAAGAAGTCAAAGATCAAGGGGATGTTAGTGAAGACAAAGTAGAGGACCCTGACAAATCCGCAAAACCCTCACGTGAGTTTAAGAAGACTTGGGGCTTTCGTCGGACCACCATTGCTAAAAGGGAAATCCCTGGAGAAATGCCAGCGGAGACCCCGGAGGGTAAGGGCGCCCCAGTGCGTCGCAGCGGCCGGCAGGCGAAACGCACTGACAAACTGGAAGAGTTTCTGGTCACAGTGAAGCGAGGAAGAGGAACGGGCAGGAAAAGTTGTCCCTCGCGACTTGAGGGAGGAGATCCTCCATCCCAGACCCCAACCGATGCCGAAACGGCCTCCGAAGCCAGCTTTGACGGAAATGCAGATGCTAAAATAGAGGAACAGAAAGTGGCCTCACCAGAGAAAAAGAAGAGGGGTCGGGGAAGGACGAGGAGGGCAGTGAAGCCTAAAGCTGGCTCGGCGAGTGATGATGGCAGCTCTGAAAACGAAGAAAAGGCCACCGTTGAGGTAACAACAGAGACCCAAGAAACTGTTGAGACTGCGGATAGTGCTGGAGAGGGAAAGGATGTGGAAGCAAAAGAAGAACAAGCGAAGGATGTGGAGATGAAAGACGAGGAAGGTGAGGAGGACTGTGATGAGAACAAAGAGAAGACCTCAAACGAGTCCATAAATAGACGTCCTACTAGAGCAGTCCGTGAAGACTCCAAAAGAGACCCTAAACCCAAAGCAGGAGTGAAGCTCCGCAACGAGAAGAAagaagaggaggatgatgatgatgatgacgatggtGAAGAGTCTTCGTCCAGTGAGTCTGACAGTGATGGTTATGACCCTAATGCACTTTACTGCATCTGCAGGCAGAAACACAACAAAAG GTTTATGATCTGCTGTGATCGCTGTGAGGAGTGGTTTCATGGCGACTGTGTTGGCATCTCTGAGGCACGTGGCCGACTGATGGAGAGAAACGGAGAGGACTATGTCTGTCCAAACTGCTACACACAGAAAGGACCGTATTCCAAGACTGGTTCTTCCACAGCAGCTGCAGAGAATGGCAAACGGCCTGCAGCTGGCCTTCGTAAAAGTGAGACCGGTCTTGCTACACCATCTAGCACTGCTGCTGCCGCCACAGAGGAGAAAGCTTCCGATGACCTGGGTATCAAGGGCAGGATCGAGAAGGCTACCAATCCTAGtgggaaaaagaaaataaagattttCCAGCCG CAGGTGTCCGCAGTTGAGGGATCTCCCCTCCCAAAGTGCATCGGCCCTGGCTGTGAGAGAGATGCGCTCCCTGACTCCGTTTACTGTGGGAACGACTGCATACTCAAACACGCTGCTGCCGCCATGAAGACCATCACCACAGATGGAAAAGACTCCAAACAGAAAGAGAGGGGCAAGCCCAAAGCAAAGAAAAAGACCACGAATAAAACACCAAATAAG AGCAGGTCTGGCATGGAAAGGAGGTCGTCTAACCAAGGGGATAAGGAGGAGTCAGAGTCTGGGACTGAGGAAGGTGATGGTGACGATGAAGACGACAAGCATGCAGAGGAGCATCCACCGCCACCAGCCATGTCATCCTGGTCCAGTGATCATAATTACATTGCAGTTACGCCTGAAAAGACTTCACCCATATCAGCATCTGTTTTAAACAAACCGT CTGcccaaaaagagaaagaaaaggaggaCCATGAAGAAGTCAAACCAGAGAAGGAAATGGTGTCCGCTGACAAGAAACCACCTGCTTCAAATGTTGCACCCAAAGGTGGGAAGAAGTCTCCTGGCTCCAAGGGGACAAAGGCAGCTGCTGCCACAACCTCGCCTCTTCCCAAAGGCAAAGCAAGTGCAGCACCTTTGAGCAGCGGAAGAGAGTTAAGAAAACAGCCTGTACCCATACAAGCCAAACCAAAAAAGCCAGGACCTCCCATACCACCAATTCCGGTTTTATCACCTTTAGGCCCCCCGGGATCTCGCCACCATCCATCTGGAGCTCTCCGTGTGGGCAAGAGCACTTTTACTATTCCAAAAAAGCAGCCACAGGTGGTGCAAAAGGACTCTGCAGAGCCTGGTCCATCTCCAAAGTCTAGAACCCCATCGTCATCAGTGTCATCCACCCAGCATTCAGCACCTAAACCAACCCAACCCACTGCGCCTGCTGTTTCTGCTTCACAGCCCCCACCCAACAACCAGATGAGATCCAACATCAGACGATCACTGACAGACATCCTATATAAAAG GGTCAGTGATGGTGATGATCTTTCAATGTCTGAGAGTGAAGTGGGAAGGTTGGCGGTCAGCATTGAGAAGGAGATGTTTAACCTTTATTTGAACACTGATAACAAATACAAGAACAAGTACAGGTCCCTTATGTTCAATTTAAAGGACCCCAAAAACAAG GGCCTTTTCTATCGTGTGGTTGGTGGCGAGATCAGTCCTTTCAGGTTGGTGAGACTGAGTCCAGAAGAACTTCTTTCCAAGGAGATGTCAGACTGGAGAAAATCAGAGATCTCTGAG AGTCTGGATGTGAGTGGGAGATCCCAGTCAGGACAGCCCAAAAGTGGTTCCAGACAGGAGGGTGTGCCCACAGATGTGGACATGGAGGAGGCTCCTCCTACTATGTCTGATGGAGATGTATGTATGCCTGCCACTTCCCAATCTTCCCACTTGGCTTCCGCTGCT GACTCCCAGGAGGACACACGGCCTACTTCTGCACCACAAGCCTCAGTCTCCACTGGGAAAGGCAGTTCAATGCCAGATATCTTCAGTAGTATGCTAAAAGACACTACAGCAGAGCACAGGGCTCATCTCTTTGACCTGAACTGCAAGATTTGTACAG GCCAGAAGTTGGCAGATGATGAGCCaccatctaaaaaaaacaaaatgtctgTGCATAAAAAGCCAGAGCAGTCTTTTAAGCCTAAATCCGAGCCAAGACCATCCAAAGCCCATGCTGATCTCCctcaggtttcctctgtttctggtCTTGAGACGCCCATGTCTGATACTACATCTGTGGTGGAAGATCCAAGCAGTTTATTTCCTGTGGCTCAGGCCCCAGTCCCTGCTGTTGTACCTGCAGTCTCTTCCGTTACAATAACTCGGAGGGATCCTCGTACTGCTGGTCACCGCTCATCTGTGCCTCCGATAGTTCCCGATGCTGTTGTGCCAGCAAATGTTCCTATCTCTGTTGAACCTGTGGTTGTAGAAGCAAAGGGACCTTTGCCTATGCCCCCTCCTGCCCCAGTGTCTATACCCAGACCAGTGATCCCGAAACCAGCCTCTTATGGGTCCGGTACTGCCAG tgtcTCAGAGCCCTCACCTGAAGGTGAAACAGCTTTGTTCTTGTCTGGACAAGAGATGATGTGGAAAGGATTCATAAACATGCACTCTGTTGCCAAGTTTGTCACAAAAGCCTACTTGGTGTCAGGATCATTTGAGCATATTAAGGAG GACTTGCCTGACACTATTCATATTGGTGGTAGAATATCACCACACACTGTATGGGATTATGTGGGAAAGTTGAAGACTTCACTTTCAAAA GAACTCAGTCTCATTCGTTTCCATCCAGCAACTGAAGAGGAGGAGGTGGCGTATGTGTCTCTGTTTTCTTATTTCAGTAGCCGTAAGCGGTTTGGGGTTGTGGCAAACAGCAACAAGCGCATTAAAGACCTTTACCTCATCCCTCTGAGCTCAAAAGACCCACTTCCTGCAAAACTTCTGCCATTTGATGGACCAG GGCTAGAACCAGCTCGGCCCAATCTCCTTCTGGGGTTGTTAATTTGCCAGAAGGACAAGAAGCGTCCTGGAGCCCCTCTAGAAAATGAGGATAAACGATCTAAAACTTTAAGAGATGATGAGACCGGCCTACCAAAACCATCCACTACtagtaaatctgaaataaaacaggACAAAGTTCTTCGATCTAGTCTGGATGCCATAAGCACAACTCCCCCAGGCACCCCTCCACCCATCAGTGCCTCAGAGTCTTCAAAATCTGTTTCAACTGTGTTCTCAATACTGTCCTCTGTGAAAGCATCTGGTGTTAGCGCTAGCACAGGCAGTAATTCTCCATCCTCCAATGTCTCAGCAACATCCATGGGTTCTTCCACACCACTTCAGACTATCCTGAAAACACTTTTTGGCAAGAAGCAAGATTCCGATGTCTCGTTATCACCTTCAGATCAAAGTGCTGGCAATGTCTCTGTGCCTTCTGTATCCCTGTTAGATCCAATTGTACAGCAGTTTGCAGTAACCAAGGGTAGAGAGGTAGAAGTACAGGATGATAGACCATATGATCCTGAGGAAGAATATGATCCAGCTGTTGGCTATAGTACAGAAAATACCCATGATACAACAAAAATAACTGCTGCAGTAAAGCAAGCAGAGGTCAACTATGTGGTAGAAGATGTAGCTTATGACCCTGAGGATGACTCTCTTTTTGATGACGTTGATCCAAGTGCTAAGAAATTAGCTGAGCATCAAAAGGTGCTTGAAGAAAAACAGACCAAGGAACAGAAGGATGAGGACCTAGTTAATCAACAAATACCAGAGACTTTGATTTCACAGCCTGTTACATCTCTGTTGGCTAACAGTCAACTGCTCCAGCTTGGTAAAAAGGTTGAAGAGTTGGTGGTAAAGAGTTCAGCTGCTCCTATTATTAACCAGAGAAGAGACCCAAGGCAGAGTAGAGACCCTAGACAGGCAGCTGCATGTAGAAGACAGACGTCTGATTCCACAGAAGCAGAGGAAGAATCTCCTCTTACTACAGAAAATCTATCTCCTCAACATGATACAGCGACAGATGCAATACCAACACAAGCATGTACAGTTGCAGACGCACAAACTGAACAATCGGACACTACTGAGGATACAACAGTAGAGAAACCTTCTGCAACCACAGATATGCCCCTTTTGCAAGTTGCTGCCACCTTCGATTCAGTGCAGCCTGCCATCCAGCAGCCAGAAACATCAAAATCTGAAGAGGCGAATGAGAGTGAAGAAGGAAGCAAAACTGAAGAGCTGCCTTTTCTTGATACAAAGAGCACAGAGGTTTCAATTCCATTACTTGGGGAAAAGATTGATCCAGAGTTAGTTGAAAGTTACATGGAAAAAGAGCTTGAAGAGGAACCCAAAAAGGATGAACCCATTGAATCTGAGATCAAAAGTTTTGAGGAGGTTTGGCCTAATTCTGCCAGTATTTTAAAAGCTGATAAAGTTTCATCCATTGGACAGGCTGTTTTAAAAGCTGATCAGGTTGTATCCATTGGGAAGCCCATTGAGACCACTGCAACCACATACTATAACATTTCAACAATCAGTACTTCATCTACTTCTTTACACTCAGGAGTGCCACCAGATCTCATCCAAGAAAACTTATCTTATATGGATTCTCACAGTTCCCATATACAGCACATACCAACAACAAACCCTGCTAACATTCCACCCCCAATGTCTTTTCCTCCTCCTATTGGCCCTCCACCTATTCTTGGTCCACCTCCCATCCAAGGCCCACCACCAATTGCTGTTCCACCACCTATGCATATCCCTCCTCCAATGTCAGGTCCACTGCCATTACAGATTCCCCCAATTCAAGGTCCACCTCCTCACCTTGGGGATAGTGATCATTCTCAGTATCAACCACCTGGATCTTATACGCCTTTCCAGAATCAGTGGGGTAGCAGTTCTCAGTTTGATGCTGCTCCAAGAGGTCCACCACCTCCTAATTTTACACCAAGAGGACTACCTCCTTTCCAGCCAATGGGTCAGAGAGGTCCCCCTCCTCAGATATTTGACAATTCCATGAATTCAATGCCCCCTCATCATACCGGACCAAGAGGCCCACCTGCGGGGCCTCTACCACCTGGGCCACCTCCCAGCTTTGATGGACAAAGGTTTAATGGGCCTCCACCACCTTTTAATTTCTCTACACCCAGGGGTCCACCGCTACCATTTCCTGGTCCCCCTCCAAATCACTTTGATAATAGAGCACCACCACCATCCCACTTCCCTGGTCCAAGAGGGCCACCTCCACTTCATAACATTGGGGATCATGGCCCTCCATCTAATATGTCAAGAGGGCCTGGCGATCAATTTGAAGATGGTGGAAACTCTTATCATCAGGGATTAGAGAAGTCCCAGATACCTTCACAAGGGCCTCCTTTTAGGGGACCACCGCCAAACCACTTTGATGGACGAAGGGGACCCCCTGGACCTTCAGGTGAAATGTCGGGACAGCGATTTCCACCTCCAAACCAATTCCGTGGTTCACCTCAACACAGAGGATCATTTGAGGAACCACGGGGAACTTCACCTCAAGACTTTGAAAGGCACCGGGGACCATCAGTACAGCAGTTTGGTGGCCCTAGAGGTCCACCACCAGGACATTATGATAAGGAACCTGTTGGTCAGTCAGCACGATTTAACTACAATGATGACAACCCAGGTGATGTTCGAGATGTTAGACCTGTTCGTGGACCTCTGCTTCCAACACCTCCCGAAGGTCCCATCCAAATACAGGGCCGTATGGGTGGACACAGCCCAGACACCCACCGTGATGACCACTGGAGACGGCACTCCCCTGAAATGAGAAGGCGAAGCGGTTCCTCCAGAGATAGTTCAGAGCCACATAACCGTCCAAGTAGATTTGATGGTGGTTTACGTGACAGAGATGTCTCCTCTAGGTTGTCTGAAGAGAGACAGCGGGATTTGTCTGAAGATAGGAGAAGAGACCGAGATCGAGAAGGTGGTCATGGTGGACGATCATGGGGCTGGAACAGGGAGCATGAGTATGACCGGGGCAGAGAAAGGGATCGTGAAAGAGATCGCAGCAGGGAAAGAGATAGGGAGCGGGGCCGCAGcagggaaagggagagagaacACAGTAGAGAGCGGGATCGCAGTAGAGGCAGAGAATCTGACCGACACAGAGATGGAGATGGAGACAAGAGGAGAGACCGGGATCGAGACAGGGACCGCGGCAGGGAGAGAGATCAAGACCGAAAAGACCATGACAGAGACAGAGCAAagaacagagacagagaaagagaccgagaaagagaaagagacagagaccaTGACCGGGATCGAGACAACAGGGACAGGAAAAGAGAACGCTCAAGAAGTCGTGAACGGGAACGTGGAAAAGATCGTGACAGAAGAGATCGTGACCGAGAACGTGACAAAGACAGAGGCAAGGAAAAGAACAGAGACAGACGGGACAGAAGCAGGAGCAAGGAAAAGAGAGACGACAAAAAAGAAAGATCTGACAGCTCAAGAGCAAAGTCTACAGAATCTGAAAACCCATCATGA